The following is a genomic window from Geminicoccus roseus DSM 18922.
TGAGGTCCGGCCACAGGCCGATCAGCACGACCACGACGGCGCCGCTCGCGATGTAGGGGAGCATCGCCCGGGTCAGCGGGCCGATCCCGATCTTGGCGATGTTGGCGACCGCGAACAGGACGTTGCCCACCGGCGGCGTGATCAGGCCCAGCACGCAGTTGATGATCAGCATGATGCCCAGCTGGACCGGGTGCAGGCCGGCGGAGAGCGCCAGCGGCGCCACGATCGGCGCGAACAGGATGATCGAGATGCTGGCGTCGAGCCACATCCCGCAGAACAGGAAGAACAGGTTGATGATCAGCACCACCGTCAGCGTGTCGTGGCTGACGCCGGCCAGCAGCGAGGTCACCACCGCCGGCAGGTTCTCCATGGCGAACACCCAGCTCATCGCCGAAGCGCCGGCGATGATGAAGAACAACCGGGCGGTGTCCATGGAGGCCACCGAAAGGATCGGGCCCAGGTCGGACAGCTTCAGGGTGCGCAGGAAGAAGAAGCCGACCACCAGGGAATAGACCACGCAGGCCGCCGCCGCCTCGGTGGGCGTGAACCAGCCGAGCACGATGCCGCGGATCAGGATGATCGGCATGATGATCGCGAAGAACGCGTCCCGGAAACCCAGGACCAGCTTCTTCGGCGTCACCTCGACCTCGACCTTGGGATATTGCCGGCGCCAGGCGGTCCACTGCACCTGGCCCATCTGCACCAGGCCCAGCACCAGGCCCGGGAAGATCGCCGCCAGGAACATGGCGCCCACCGACACGTTGGTGACCGCGCAGTAGACGATGATCATGGTGGAGGGCGGGATGATGGCACCCACCAGGGAGGTCGCCGCCGTGATCGCCGCGGAGAACGGGCGGTCGTAGCCCTGGCGCTCCATGGCAAAGATGAACATCCGGCCCTGGCCGGCGATGTCGCCCAGCGCCACGCCGGTGACGCCGGCGAACATCACGCTGGACACCACGTTGACCTGGGCAAGCCCGCCGCGGATCCGGCCGACGATCAGGTTGCAGAAGTCGAACAGGCGGTCGGTCAGCTTCGCCCGGTTCATGATCTCGCCGGTGAGCAGGAAGAACGGGATCGCCATCAGCACGAACACATCGATCCCGGCGAACATCTTCTCCGGCAGCATGCGCAGGAACAGGAGATTGCCCGAGAACAGGAAGTAGGCCGTCGAGGAGACCAGCATCACCAGGGCGATCGGCAGCCCCAGCACCAGCAGCAGCAGGAACACGACGACGAAGCCGGTGATGTCCATGGATCAGGCGGCTCCGTCTGCGGGAAGGGGGCGCCGGCCCGACAGGGCCAGCAGGTCGCCCCAGAGGTTCACCAGGGTCACGAACACCATGATCGCGGCCGCGACCGGGATCGCGAGGTAAGGCCAGAACAGGCTGATCCCGAGGGCAGGGGCGTGGGTGACCTGGCGGGCCAGGGAAGCCGTCCAGGACTGCTGAACCAGGATCACCAGGAAGCCCAGGACCAGGACGCGCAGCACGGCGGACAGGACGAGCTGCGCCTTCGGCCCCAGCCGGCTCTGCAGGAGGTTCAGCCGGATATGGTCGTCCCGGCGGAGCAGCACGGCAGCGCCCAGCATGCTGAGCCAGACCAGGAGGAAGCGGGTGAGTTCCTCGGACCAGGCGAACGAGAAGCCCAGCATGTTGCGCGACACGATCAGGACGGCGATCACCGTCGTCATGATCGCCAGGATCGCGTTGCAGATCAGCTCGATGGCACGGCACAGGCGGTCGGCCAGGCGGCTGGCGCGCGCGTACATGGGCGATGTCCTGCTCGGACGAAGGGGGCGGGCTAGACCGGCATCGGCCGGTCCAGCCCGCGAGGGCCAGAATCTCAGCGGTAGCCGTAAAATTCCTCGGCCTCGGCGACCGCCGCCATCAGCTCGTCCAGGACCTGCGGATCCATCTGGCCCTTCAGCCATTCGATCGCGGCCGGCTGTGCCTTGGCGCGGAAC
Proteins encoded in this region:
- a CDS encoding TRAP transporter large permease, translating into MDITGFVVVFLLLLVLGLPIALVMLVSSTAYFLFSGNLLFLRMLPEKMFAGIDVFVLMAIPFFLLTGEIMNRAKLTDRLFDFCNLIVGRIRGGLAQVNVVSSVMFAGVTGVALGDIAGQGRMFIFAMERQGYDRPFSAAITAATSLVGAIIPPSTMIIVYCAVTNVSVGAMFLAAIFPGLVLGLVQMGQVQWTAWRRQYPKVEVEVTPKKLVLGFRDAFFAIIMPIILIRGIVLGWFTPTEAAAACVVYSLVVGFFFLRTLKLSDLGPILSVASMDTARLFFIIAGASAMSWVFAMENLPAVVTSLLAGVSHDTLTVVLIINLFFLFCGMWLDASISIILFAPIVAPLALSAGLHPVQLGIMLIINCVLGLITPPVGNVLFAVANIAKIGIGPLTRAMLPYIASGAVVVVLIGLWPDLTLALPRAFGLIKP
- a CDS encoding TRAP transporter small permease produces the protein MYARASRLADRLCRAIELICNAILAIMTTVIAVLIVSRNMLGFSFAWSEELTRFLLVWLSMLGAAVLLRRDDHIRLNLLQSRLGPKAQLVLSAVLRVLVLGFLVILVQQSWTASLARQVTHAPALGISLFWPYLAIPVAAAIMVFVTLVNLWGDLLALSGRRPLPADGAA